From Molothrus aeneus isolate 106 chromosome 18, BPBGC_Maene_1.0, whole genome shotgun sequence, a single genomic window includes:
- the LRRC75B gene encoding leucine-rich repeat-containing protein 75B, which produces MGSRLSRQSSLEEESGEEPCPGRLESGRGDFHLSSLLLHPQKLPGVLRKASPAPYVRRVGWLREIQATIREHKREHAVHILRLLRKDLGLEGTFLNEVLYKNATFLNLVDPISHDLLMSLARDLQCPKKEYDPWKSSDRICRQLIYHLTPHSKWHRHGMPRRKSQVCLKTSLQKKVSQDSMDLSGIPLSMRDVHRMAYYLQNNGDRLTSVDLSFTELNDDMVRLLLPFLGALPKLTHLSLNGNRLTRATMKELTDTMKDMNKFPCLAWVDLGNNVDVSSMPQPLLVGLRKRLSQQTTLPTIYEALDCDSEIAGGHEGSQPEDEAAGSTPPRALSQQGCER; this is translated from the exons ATGGGCTCCCGGCTGAGccggcagagcagcctggaggaggagagCGGCGAGGAGCCGTGCCCCGGCAGGCTGGAGAGCGGCCGGGGCGACTTCCACCTCTCCTCGCTGCTGCTGCACCCGCAGAAGCTGCCCGGGGTGCTGCGGAAAGCCTCGCCCGCGCCCTACGTGCGGCGGGTGGGGTGGCTGCGGGAGATCCAGGCCACCATCCGGGAGCACAAGCGGGAGCACGCCGTGCACATCCTCCGGCTGCTCAGGAAG GACCTAGGACTGGAAGGAACATTTCTCAATGAAGTGCTCTACAAAAATGCAACTTTCCTCAACTTGGTGGATCCCATCTCTCATGACCTGCTGATGAGCCTTGCCAGAGATCTGCAATGTCCCAAAAAG GAATACGACCCCTGGAAATCCTCAGACAGGATCTGCAGGCAGCTGATTTACCACCTCACCCCGCACTCGAAATGGCACCGGCACGGGATGCCCCGCAGGAAGTCCCAAGTGTG CCTGAAGACCAGCCTGCAGAAGAAGGTGAGCCAGGACTCCATGGATTTGTCAGGGATCCCCCTGAGCATGCGGGATGTCCACCGCATGGCCTACTACCTGCAGAACAACGGCGACCGCCTGACCTCGGTGGACCTGAGCTTCACGGAGCTCAACGACGACATGGTgcgcctgctgctgcccttcctcgGGGCGCTGCCCAAACTCACCCACCTGTCCCTCAACGGCAACCGCCTGACGCGGGCCACCATGAAGGAGCTGACTGACACCATGAAGGACATGAACAAGTTCCCTTGCCTGGCCTGGGTTGACCTCGGCAACAACGTGGACGTCTCCTCCATGCCGCAGCCGCTGCTGGTGGGCCTGCGCAAGCGCCTCAGCCAGCAGACCACGCTGCCGACCATCTATGAGGCGCTTGACTGCGACTCTGAGATCGCCGGCGGGCACGAGGGCAGCCAGCCAGAGGATGAAGCAGCCGGAAGCACCCCGCCACGTGCTctttctcagcagggctgcgaGAGGTGA